The following are from one region of the Paenibacillus protaetiae genome:
- a CDS encoding LTA synthase family protein encodes MFGSRQSKFSAGTILFFSVSMLLKCYFAWHVLFEDGPSLETIIREIPIILVIFCAIEWFATRRKLLYYLIVNLVISILYLSLIMYYEHYGIIATFHVLGQMDQAHAVQKSIFSLIHPVYFILFIDFIVLAFMFIRKQTAKKWLQVFNAPSSRKLILGVFSVSIILCALNIFPNSASMNETVKAEQMGLLSYEAYTLLADKQPDPVPFDIITQEGIDKLKGITETANPVMFGAAKGKNLIIVQMESFQDFLINLKVDGQEITPNLNRLANEGFHFTNFYQAAGQGNTSDAEYAVNTSFYVPAVGTASQVYANKDLPSMPKLLEANGYDTATFHTNEVHFWNRDDLYQALGFNRYYDKNFFGEDHSLYFGSTDDILYAKTTDELQKMDQSDKPFYAQLISMSGHHPFTIPEDWQTIKLPDRYKDTYVGNYLTAQNYADYCFGQLIDELKAKGLWDDSLLVVYGDHRGMPLFSLQDKDMDLLNELGMGNYSDKKMLNIPLIISSPGVTHPAVMKQLGGQTDIFPTVANLLGVSMKDHIHFGQDLLNQDKYNLVPISYYLPTGSFFNNNGWFIPGTKYDDGTQYSYSTELPSTTPVTTEDEFNRVNELRLLSHSYVGQLPDRTENKTQSAVPVPDESK; translated from the coding sequence ATGTTTGGCTCAAGACAATCCAAATTCAGTGCAGGCACCATTTTGTTTTTTTCGGTCAGTATGCTGCTGAAATGCTACTTCGCGTGGCACGTATTGTTTGAGGATGGCCCTTCGCTAGAAACAATTATTAGAGAGATTCCGATTATTCTCGTAATCTTCTGTGCTATCGAATGGTTTGCTACCCGCAGAAAGCTGCTTTATTATTTAATCGTCAACTTGGTCATCTCGATCTTGTACCTGTCGCTTATTATGTACTACGAGCATTACGGCATTATCGCGACATTCCATGTCCTTGGCCAGATGGATCAGGCTCATGCCGTGCAAAAGAGCATATTCTCGCTCATTCATCCGGTTTACTTCATTTTGTTCATTGACTTTATCGTTCTTGCTTTTATGTTCATCCGGAAGCAAACGGCGAAAAAATGGCTGCAGGTGTTCAACGCGCCTTCAAGCCGCAAGCTTATCTTGGGCGTGTTCAGCGTTTCGATCATTTTGTGCGCGCTCAACATTTTTCCGAACTCGGCAAGCATGAACGAAACGGTCAAAGCCGAGCAAATGGGCTTGCTCAGCTATGAAGCGTATACCCTGCTCGCTGACAAGCAGCCGGATCCGGTTCCTTTCGATATTATTACGCAGGAAGGCATCGACAAGCTGAAAGGCATTACCGAAACAGCCAACCCGGTTATGTTCGGCGCTGCCAAAGGCAAAAACCTGATTATCGTGCAAATGGAATCATTCCAGGACTTTTTGATCAACTTAAAGGTAGACGGCCAGGAAATTACGCCAAACCTGAACCGCTTGGCTAACGAAGGCTTCCATTTTACGAACTTTTATCAAGCGGCAGGGCAAGGCAACACTTCCGACGCCGAGTACGCTGTAAACACTTCGTTTTATGTGCCGGCGGTAGGAACGGCTTCGCAAGTGTATGCGAACAAAGATTTGCCGAGCATGCCGAAGCTGCTGGAAGCGAACGGCTACGACACGGCTACGTTCCATACGAACGAAGTTCATTTCTGGAACCGCGACGATCTTTATCAGGCGCTTGGCTTTAACCGTTATTACGACAAAAACTTCTTTGGCGAAGACCATTCGCTGTACTTTGGCTCTACCGACGATATTTTGTATGCGAAAACGACCGACGAGCTGCAAAAAATGGATCAATCCGACAAGCCATTTTATGCGCAGCTGATCTCGATGAGCGGCCACCATCCGTTCACGATTCCGGAAGATTGGCAAACCATCAAGCTGCCGGACCGTTATAAAGATACGTATGTAGGCAACTATTTGACGGCGCAAAACTATGCCGACTACTGCTTCGGTCAGCTGATTGACGAATTGAAAGCCAAAGGCTTATGGGATGACAGCCTGCTTGTAGTGTACGGCGATCATCGCGGCATGCCGCTGTTCTCTTTGCAGGATAAAGATATGGATCTCCTGAATGAACTGGGCATGGGCAATTATTCGGATAAAAAAATGCTGAACATTCCGCTGATCATTTCTTCCCCGGGTGTTACCCACCCTGCAGTGATGAAACAGCTTGGCGGACAAACCGATATTTTCCCTACAGTGGCCAACCTGCTGGGCGTATCGATGAAAGATCATATTCATTTCGGGCAGGATTTGCTGAACCAGGATAAATATAATCTTGTGCCAATCAGCTACTACCTCCCTACCGGTTCGTTCTTCAACAACAACGGATGGTTTATTCCGGGGACGAAATACGATGACGGTACTCAATATTCGTACTCCACGGAATTGCCGTCTACCACGCCGGTAACGACCGAAGATGAGTTCAACCGCGTCAATGAGCTGCGCCTGCTGTCACATAGCTATGTAGGCCAGCTGCCGGACCGTACGGAAAACAAAACGCAATCTGCCGTACCGGTTCCGGACGAAAGTAAATAA
- a CDS encoding GntP family permease — protein sequence MSTFLGMSHDATLLVWTAVAIVFLIVFISTLKWHPFVTLLIAALFLGLMAGMKALDVVNSITKGLGGTLGTIAIVIGLGTMLGKMMAESGGAEQIATTLIDKFGEKRVHWAMVLVGFLVGIPVFFEVGVILLLPILFTVARKTKMSLLQIGIPMLAGLSIVHGLVPPHPAPMIAIDAYQANLGRTILYALIVAIPTAIISGPLFGKWIGNRIKATPAPNLTEQFSLKEDRKLPGFWITLLTILMPVLLMLIGAIASIIDTDASQPFTVFCEFIGNEIIALLISVVFSFFSLGFARGFKKEDINRFATESLPPIAGIVLIIGGGGAFKQVLIDSGVGNAIATIATNANVNLILFAWLVAALIRVATGSATVAMTTAAGIVAPVLALSPGANIELVVLATGAGSLILSHVNDAGFWMVKEFFNMSVPQTLKSWTAMETLLSVLGLVFILILSAIV from the coding sequence ATGAGTACGTTTCTTGGAATGAGCCACGACGCTACGCTGCTGGTATGGACCGCAGTTGCGATCGTATTTCTAATCGTGTTCATTTCCACCCTCAAATGGCATCCGTTCGTTACGCTGCTTATCGCTGCATTGTTCCTTGGCCTTATGGCGGGCATGAAAGCGCTTGACGTCGTGAATTCCATTACGAAAGGGCTTGGCGGTACGCTTGGCACCATTGCAATTGTTATTGGCCTAGGCACCATGCTTGGCAAAATGATGGCCGAATCCGGCGGTGCCGAACAGATCGCTACAACGCTGATCGACAAGTTTGGCGAGAAGCGCGTCCACTGGGCGATGGTGCTTGTCGGCTTTTTGGTCGGCATTCCGGTCTTTTTTGAAGTCGGAGTTATTTTGCTCCTTCCGATATTGTTTACGGTAGCGCGCAAAACTAAAATGTCGCTGCTTCAAATCGGGATTCCGATGCTTGCCGGCTTATCCATTGTACACGGGCTTGTTCCTCCCCATCCGGCGCCGATGATTGCCATCGACGCTTACCAGGCGAATCTCGGCCGCACGATTTTGTATGCGCTGATTGTAGCGATTCCGACCGCCATTATTTCCGGACCGCTGTTCGGCAAATGGATCGGCAACCGGATTAAGGCTACACCCGCACCCAATTTGACAGAGCAGTTCTCGCTGAAAGAAGACCGCAAGCTTCCGGGCTTCTGGATTACGCTGCTCACCATCCTGATGCCGGTCCTATTGATGCTGATCGGCGCTATCGCAAGCATTATCGACACGGATGCTTCGCAGCCGTTTACCGTCTTCTGCGAGTTTATCGGCAACGAAATTATCGCGCTGCTGATCTCGGTTGTGTTCTCCTTCTTTTCCCTTGGATTTGCTCGCGGCTTCAAGAAGGAAGACATTAACCGGTTCGCGACAGAAAGCTTGCCGCCAATTGCCGGCATTGTGCTCATTATCGGCGGCGGCGGCGCGTTCAAGCAGGTGCTGATCGACAGCGGCGTCGGCAATGCCATCGCTACGATTGCAACGAATGCCAACGTCAACCTGATTCTGTTTGCATGGCTGGTTGCCGCCCTGATCCGTGTTGCTACCGGCTCGGCTACGGTCGCTATGACAACAGCGGCAGGTATCGTAGCACCTGTACTCGCGCTTTCGCCAGGTGCAAATATTGAACTTGTTGTTCTGGCAACCGGCGCAGGTTCGCTTATTTTATCGCATGTCAATGATGCTGGCTTCTGGATGGTCAAAGAGTTCTTTAATATGTCCGTCCCTCAGACGCTAAAATCTTGGACAGCCATGGAGACGTTATTATCCGTGCTGGGTCTTGTGTTCATTCTCATACTGAGCGCAATCGTTTAA
- a CDS encoding manganese-dependent inorganic pyrophosphatase yields the protein MEKVLIFGHKNPDTDTICSAIAYADLKTKLGQNVEAVRLGAINGETQYALDTFKAAAPRLVETVANETKTVILVDHNERQQSVSDIGEVRVAEVIDHHRIANFETSGPLYYRAEPVGCTATILNKLYKENGVAISPEIAGLMLSAIISDSLLFKSPTCTEQDVAAARELAEIAGVNAESYGLEMLKAGADLSDKTISQLISLDSKEFQMGSAKVEIAQVNAVDVNDVLSRQSELEDALSAIVADKGLDLFLFVVTDILNNDSVGLALGKAADAVEAAYNVKLENNTAPLKGVVSRKSQIVPVLTEIFNKR from the coding sequence ATGGAAAAAGTACTTATTTTCGGCCATAAAAACCCTGATACGGACACCATTTGTTCGGCTATCGCCTATGCCGACCTGAAGACAAAGCTGGGACAAAATGTTGAAGCGGTTCGTCTTGGTGCTATTAATGGAGAAACGCAATATGCGCTCGATACGTTTAAAGCGGCGGCGCCTCGTCTCGTTGAGACGGTTGCGAACGAAACGAAAACAGTTATTCTTGTGGACCATAATGAACGCCAGCAAAGCGTTTCCGATATCGGCGAGGTTCGCGTTGCGGAAGTTATCGACCATCACCGCATTGCGAATTTTGAGACAAGCGGTCCTTTATATTACCGCGCTGAGCCGGTTGGCTGCACCGCCACGATCCTGAACAAGCTGTACAAGGAAAACGGCGTTGCGATCTCGCCTGAAATTGCCGGCCTGATGCTGTCGGCGATCATCTCCGACTCGCTGCTGTTCAAATCGCCTACCTGCACGGAGCAGGACGTGGCTGCTGCACGCGAGCTTGCTGAAATCGCAGGCGTTAATGCGGAATCCTACGGCCTTGAAATGCTGAAAGCCGGTGCTGACTTGAGCGACAAAACGATCAGCCAGCTCATTTCGCTCGACTCCAAAGAATTCCAAATGGGCAGCGCGAAAGTGGAAATTGCACAAGTGAACGCGGTTGACGTGAACGATGTGCTCTCCCGTCAATCCGAGCTGGAAGATGCCCTTTCCGCAATTGTAGCGGACAAAGGCCTTGATCTGTTCCTGTTTGTCGTAACGGACATCCTGAACAACGATTCCGTTGGCCTGGCGCTCGGCAAAGCCGCCGATGCAGTAGAAGCGGCATACAACGTGAAGCTTGAGAACAACACGGCTCCGCTGAAAGGCGTTGTATCGCGCAAATCGCAAATCGTACCTGTACTGACTGAAATCTTTAACAAACGCTAA
- a CDS encoding MFS transporter, whose translation MSQQNNKAALWALSSIPLIMTLGNSMLIPVLPAIRKQLSITSFQSSLLITVYSVMAIILIPLAGYLSDRFGRKKIIIPALIVTAVGGAICGAASMLMAHPYGLLVGGRIVQGIGAAGAMPIVIPLVGDLFKSEEQVSGGLGLIETSNTFGKVLSPILGSLIAWLSWYAPFLSIPVFCAISILLVAVQVKPPRKEETPVPFHEFVHTLGKLFRKQGRWLYVVFASGGLAMFMLFAFLIYLSDTLEEQFHLKGIGKGFVLAVPLALLCTASYLTGKIIGESKARMKWMITGGFVLSAIALFFTMTAQGLVFRIALLSVSGVGIGAALPALDALITEGVEKEERGTVTSLYSSLRFVGVALGPPVASLLAARGSEQLFWTLAGASLLSAVLVLFGIQSGAKPAPRNRRNRQVVQRAGKALQ comes from the coding sequence TTGAGCCAGCAAAATAACAAAGCAGCATTATGGGCGCTAAGCTCGATTCCGCTTATTATGACGCTTGGGAATTCAATGCTCATACCGGTGTTGCCTGCAATACGCAAACAGCTGTCCATTACCTCATTCCAGAGCAGCTTGCTTATAACCGTCTATTCGGTTATGGCCATTATTCTCATTCCGCTTGCCGGTTACTTGTCCGACCGGTTTGGCCGTAAAAAAATTATAATTCCGGCTCTGATTGTTACGGCGGTTGGCGGCGCAATCTGCGGCGCCGCATCAATGCTGATGGCACACCCGTATGGCTTGCTGGTCGGCGGAAGGATCGTTCAAGGTATCGGTGCAGCCGGAGCGATGCCGATTGTCATTCCGCTGGTCGGCGACTTGTTTAAAAGCGAGGAGCAGGTCAGCGGCGGTCTCGGCCTTATTGAAACGTCTAATACATTTGGCAAAGTGCTCAGCCCGATTTTAGGCTCGCTTATTGCATGGCTGTCCTGGTATGCGCCTTTTTTGTCGATTCCGGTCTTTTGCGCGATTTCGATTTTGTTAGTGGCTGTTCAGGTAAAGCCGCCGCGCAAGGAAGAGACGCCGGTTCCGTTTCACGAATTCGTCCATACATTAGGCAAGCTGTTCCGCAAGCAGGGCAGATGGCTGTATGTCGTTTTTGCTTCCGGCGGCCTTGCGATGTTTATGTTATTTGCATTTCTTATCTATTTGTCGGATACGCTGGAGGAGCAGTTCCATCTGAAAGGGATCGGTAAAGGGTTTGTATTGGCTGTTCCATTGGCTTTATTGTGCACAGCGTCTTATTTGACAGGTAAAATAATCGGTGAAAGCAAAGCCCGGATGAAGTGGATGATAACGGGCGGTTTCGTATTGTCTGCTATTGCGCTTTTCTTTACGATGACTGCACAGGGGCTGGTGTTCCGTATCGCGCTGTTAAGCGTATCAGGCGTCGGCATTGGCGCTGCGTTGCCTGCTCTCGATGCGCTTATTACGGAAGGCGTGGAGAAGGAGGAGCGCGGCACTGTCACTTCGCTCTACAGCAGCTTGCGCTTTGTAGGCGTTGCGCTTGGACCGCCTGTTGCTTCTTTGCTGGCTGCACGCGGGAGCGAACAATTGTTCTGGACGCTTGCAGGCGCTTCTTTACTGTCGGCTGTGCTTGTTTTATTCGGCATACAGTCAGGGGCGAAGCCTGCGCCGCGCAATCGGAGAAACAGACAGGTTGTGCAACGCGCCGGCAAAGCTTTACAATAG
- a CDS encoding cysteine hydrolase family protein: MRIALLIVDMQKKFICNEDIDRAALIQTSEYINQIADSLRANGHYVVHIRDVEDWTEETADSYEMIAEVKTEESDLHISKLYSNAFWHTELELTLRERNVQFVIVAGYASEYSVLFTYNGAREQGFKSVILQDGIICRKDNRPHYTVREQPVIYSAKPFLAEAIG, encoded by the coding sequence ATGAGGATTGCGCTGCTAATTGTAGATATGCAAAAAAAGTTTATCTGCAATGAAGACATAGACCGGGCTGCTTTAATTCAAACTTCGGAGTACATCAATCAAATCGCAGATTCGCTGCGCGCTAACGGCCATTATGTCGTTCATATTCGTGATGTGGAGGATTGGACGGAGGAAACGGCCGATTCTTATGAAATGATAGCTGAAGTCAAAACAGAAGAGTCCGATCTTCATATCAGCAAGCTTTATTCCAATGCTTTTTGGCATACGGAACTGGAGCTTACGCTGAGAGAGCGCAATGTTCAATTTGTAATTGTTGCGGGATATGCTTCGGAATACAGCGTTTTATTTACGTATAACGGAGCAAGGGAACAAGGGTTCAAATCCGTTATTTTGCAGGATGGAATCATATGCAGGAAGGACAATCGCCCGCATTATACGGTACGGGAACAACCTGTCATTTATTCGGCCAAACCTTTCTTAGCCGAGGCTATCGGCTGA
- the gntK gene encoding gluconokinase produces the protein MSNVNYMIGVDMGTTSTKAVLFEENGTIVATASEEYPLYTPTPSIAEQDPDQLFGAVLHTIKSLMSQSGIAPERVLFVSFSSAMHSVIPVDRAGVPLMRCITWADNRSAEMSELLRKQLGGQEIYRRTGTPIHPMSPLTKLMWMKQEQADLFSRTYKFISMKEYVFYKLFNQYVIDYSIASATGMFNLEKLDWDEKALQIAGITPDRLSALVPTTHLMEGLDAKYAADMGLSPFTPFIVGASDGVLSNLGVDAIAPGVVAVTIGTSGAIRAVVDKPVTDPKGRYFCYALTDKLWVIGGAVNNGGVIFRWARDEFAAAETETAKRIGMSSYDLMSKLAEQVQPGAEGLLFHPYFTGERAPLWNPNARGSFFGLSLHHKKEHMIRAVMEGIIFNLYSVLLALEEAIGRPKQIKATGGFARSQLWRQMMADIFDQNVVVPESFESSSLGAVVLGLYATGRTDNLNIVSGMVGSTHEHQPNKANASVYHQLMGIYISLARKLEDEYESIAKFQAQLLEHK, from the coding sequence ATGAGCAATGTAAATTATATGATCGGGGTCGATATGGGGACGACAAGCACCAAAGCGGTCCTGTTTGAGGAGAACGGTACGATCGTTGCGACAGCCAGCGAAGAATATCCGCTTTATACGCCTACCCCGTCTATCGCCGAGCAAGACCCCGATCAGCTGTTCGGGGCGGTTCTGCACACGATAAAATCGCTGATGAGCCAAAGCGGAATCGCGCCCGAGCGAGTGCTGTTTGTATCGTTCAGCTCTGCGATGCACAGCGTTATTCCGGTTGACCGGGCCGGAGTGCCGCTTATGCGCTGCATCACCTGGGCGGACAACCGGAGCGCAGAAATGTCGGAGCTGCTCCGCAAGCAACTTGGCGGGCAAGAGATATACCGCCGGACGGGTACGCCGATCCATCCGATGTCTCCGCTCACAAAGCTGATGTGGATGAAACAGGAGCAGGCTGATTTGTTCAGCCGGACATATAAGTTTATTTCGATGAAGGAATATGTGTTTTACAAGCTGTTTAACCAGTACGTGATTGACTATTCGATTGCCTCGGCTACCGGCATGTTTAACCTGGAGAAGCTGGATTGGGACGAAAAAGCGCTGCAAATCGCCGGCATTACCCCGGACCGCTTGTCCGCTCTTGTCCCAACGACACACCTGATGGAAGGCTTGGATGCCAAATATGCAGCTGACATGGGCTTGTCCCCTTTCACGCCGTTTATTGTCGGCGCCAGTGACGGCGTATTATCCAATCTGGGCGTTGACGCCATCGCACCGGGGGTCGTTGCGGTTACGATCGGTACAAGCGGAGCTATCCGCGCTGTCGTTGACAAGCCCGTTACCGATCCGAAGGGCCGTTACTTCTGCTACGCCTTAACTGACAAGCTGTGGGTGATTGGCGGGGCTGTAAATAACGGCGGGGTTATATTCCGCTGGGCCCGTGATGAATTTGCCGCTGCCGAGACGGAAACGGCAAAACGGATCGGCATGAGCTCTTATGATTTAATGTCCAAGCTGGCCGAACAGGTACAGCCTGGAGCAGAAGGCTTGCTGTTCCACCCTTATTTTACGGGTGAACGGGCGCCGCTTTGGAATCCGAACGCCAGAGGCTCGTTTTTCGGGTTGTCGCTGCATCATAAAAAAGAACATATGATCCGCGCGGTGATGGAAGGCATTATATTTAACTTGTATTCGGTTCTGCTCGCACTCGAAGAGGCAATTGGCCGGCCGAAACAAATTAAAGCGACCGGCGGCTTTGCCCGTTCCCAGCTTTGGCGGCAAATGATGGCGGATATTTTCGACCAAAACGTCGTCGTGCCGGAAAGCTTTGAAAGCTCCTCCCTCGGCGCCGTTGTGCTTGGTCTTTATGCAACCGGCCGCACGGACAACTTGAACATCGTGTCCGGAATGGTTGGTTCTACGCATGAGCATCAGCCAAACAAAGCAAATGCATCCGTCTATCATCAACTGATGGGCATCTATATCAGCCTGGCTAGGAAGCTGGAGGACGAATACGAAAGTATCGCCAAATTCCAAGCGCAGCTGCTGGAGCATAAATAA
- a CDS encoding tyrosine-type recombinase/integrase encodes MPVTQHDLTEQYGIELEIFSIWLKNNGMTAETQRAYLNDTKRYLELVYPESIERTGKMHIMRYLSAARERGAGDEARNRKLSALRAFYKALIEMERVSNNPAALTAKSKMQKNKLPVYLEEEQLEELLSCVKGKYRHRNLAILLLMSYAGLRVGEVHRLNIEDLHRDGSIHILGKGRKWRVIPLPEPIHKVLAGALDQRMTAKQGREQPFFVSQFGRRLSIRMIQTIADETFARLKEKQPELARQRLSSHKLRHSFATMQIRSGTDIRTLQELLGHASIETTQIYTHVDNKQLKLAMGNIAGKIPDLDID; translated from the coding sequence TTGCCTGTAACACAACATGATTTAACCGAACAATACGGAATCGAACTTGAAATCTTTAGCATATGGCTTAAAAACAACGGGATGACAGCGGAAACCCAGCGCGCTTATTTGAATGATACGAAGCGCTATCTGGAACTGGTATACCCGGAATCGATCGAGCGCACCGGCAAGATGCATATTATGCGTTATCTTTCGGCGGCGCGTGAACGGGGAGCTGGAGATGAAGCCCGGAACCGGAAGCTGTCGGCTCTCCGCGCCTTTTATAAAGCGCTGATCGAGATGGAAAGGGTGAGCAATAATCCTGCAGCATTAACGGCTAAATCCAAGATGCAAAAAAACAAGCTGCCGGTTTATTTGGAGGAGGAGCAGCTGGAAGAGCTGCTGTCTTGCGTAAAAGGCAAATACAGGCACCGCAATCTGGCGATCCTGCTTCTTATGTCGTACGCCGGGCTCCGAGTTGGAGAAGTACACCGTCTCAATATCGAAGACTTGCACCGGGACGGTTCTATACATATTTTAGGAAAAGGGCGCAAGTGGCGTGTAATCCCGCTGCCCGAGCCGATACATAAGGTGCTTGCTGGCGCGCTTGATCAGCGCATGACGGCAAAGCAGGGCAGGGAACAGCCGTTTTTTGTATCGCAATTTGGAAGAAGGTTGTCCATCCGGATGATTCAGACGATTGCGGATGAAACATTCGCCCGCTTGAAAGAGAAGCAGCCGGAGCTCGCACGGCAGCGCTTGTCCAGCCATAAGCTGCGGCATTCCTTTGCCACGATGCAAATTCGCAGCGGAACGGATATACGGACGCTGCAGGAACTGTTGGGACATGCAAGCATCGAAACAACTCAAATTTATACGCATGTAGACAACAAGCAGCTGAAGCTTGCAATGGGCAATATTGCAGGCAAAATTCCGGATTTGGACATAGACTAG
- a CDS encoding M42 family metallopeptidase produces the protein MKEALQPSMNRDYILQLLELLLNTPSPTGYCMNIMKLAAEEAAKLGYEMEITPKGNGIITIPGNNQNDVLALSGHVDTLGAMVRSIKSSGMLRITPVGGYAMQTIEGEYCRIHTRDGREYEGTVLSTKPSVHVYPDARDWKREEANMEIRIDENTSSKAETEQLGIRVGDFVSWDARARILPNGWVKSRHLDDKASVAALFGLLEWLKREGKTPARTIKIILSTYEEVGHGTAYIPPDITEMIAVDMGALGDDLSATEKDVSICAKDSSGPYDYGMTSKLIELAEREQLPHAVDIYPQYGSDASAALRGGSNIRAALIGPGVHASHGMERTHADAIVNTAALLLAYIMEPTA, from the coding sequence ATGAAAGAAGCTTTGCAACCGTCCATGAACCGCGATTACATACTGCAGTTGCTAGAATTGCTGCTGAATACGCCAAGCCCAACCGGCTATTGCATGAATATTATGAAGCTTGCTGCTGAAGAAGCGGCAAAGCTTGGTTACGAAATGGAAATAACCCCTAAAGGGAACGGCATCATTACCATTCCCGGAAATAACCAAAATGATGTGCTTGCCTTATCCGGGCATGTCGATACGCTGGGCGCCATGGTCCGTTCCATCAAATCCAGCGGCATGCTGCGCATTACACCGGTTGGCGGATACGCCATGCAAACCATAGAAGGGGAATATTGCCGCATCCATACGAGAGACGGACGGGAATACGAAGGCACCGTCTTGTCGACAAAGCCGTCGGTCCATGTATACCCTGACGCGCGTGACTGGAAGCGGGAAGAAGCCAATATGGAAATCCGGATCGACGAAAACACTTCATCTAAAGCCGAAACCGAACAGCTTGGCATTCGTGTAGGCGATTTTGTATCCTGGGATGCGCGCGCCCGGATCTTGCCGAATGGCTGGGTCAAATCGCGCCATCTGGACGATAAGGCGAGTGTTGCGGCGCTTTTTGGGCTGCTCGAATGGCTGAAACGCGAAGGAAAAACGCCTGCCAGAACGATCAAAATCATTTTGTCTACTTATGAAGAGGTTGGCCACGGGACGGCCTATATCCCGCCGGACATTACCGAAATGATTGCGGTTGATATGGGGGCTTTAGGCGATGATTTATCGGCGACGGAGAAGGATGTGTCCATCTGCGCCAAAGATTCGTCCGGCCCTTACGATTATGGCATGACGTCCAAGCTGATTGAACTGGCCGAAAGAGAGCAGCTGCCGCATGCTGTAGATATTTACCCCCAATACGGATCGGACGCATCGGCTGCGCTGCGCGGCGGAAGCAATATCCGTGCGGCGCTGATCGGTCCCGGCGTTCATGCTTCGCATGGCATGGAACGGACGCACGCGGACGCGATTGTAAATACAGCCGCTTTGCTGCTTGCTTATATCATGGAGCCGACGGCGTAA
- a CDS encoding GntR family transcriptional regulator has translation MTMIKQYPSSWLTGASLGEAVSSELRFQILRGTLPHGEVLSENRIASDFGISRSPVREALRTLAGEGLLELERMGAVVRGMDARDIQELYDVRYLIESFVQVQLAGKSNSELFVRLKHVIDRMELAAQHMDSEEFTLQDLNFHEAIISELKHNRIMHLWKSIRQLVLTVMLITTENVFNQGTERIVQVIDKHRRLLENLESGDESAIEESVRVYFADSRSTLHRSIR, from the coding sequence ATGACGATGATAAAGCAATACCCCTCTTCTTGGCTGACCGGCGCTTCTCTTGGCGAAGCAGTATCCAGTGAGCTCCGGTTTCAAATCTTGCGGGGAACGCTGCCCCATGGGGAAGTTTTATCGGAAAACCGCATTGCTTCCGATTTCGGCATTAGCCGTTCTCCCGTCAGAGAAGCGCTGCGTACGCTTGCAGGCGAAGGATTGCTGGAGCTTGAAAGGATGGGCGCCGTTGTACGGGGAATGGATGCCCGGGATATTCAGGAACTGTATGACGTCCGTTACCTCATTGAAAGCTTCGTGCAGGTGCAGCTTGCCGGCAAATCAAACAGCGAGCTGTTTGTCCGGCTAAAGCATGTCATCGACCGCATGGAGCTCGCGGCACAGCACATGGACAGTGAAGAGTTTACGCTGCAGGACTTGAATTTCCATGAGGCGATCATTTCAGAACTGAAGCATAACCGCATTATGCATTTATGGAAAAGCATCCGCCAGCTCGTGTTGACCGTTATGCTGATTACTACCGAGAACGTTTTCAATCAAGGCACCGAGCGTATTGTCCAGGTTATTGACAAGCACCGCAGGCTGCTCGAAAACCTGGAAAGCGGCGATGAGTCAGCTATTGAAGAATCTGTGCGGGTTTATTTTGCCGATTCCCGAAGCACGCTCCACCGCAGTATCCGGTAA